A region from the Vicia villosa cultivar HV-30 ecotype Madison, WI linkage group LG3, Vvil1.0, whole genome shotgun sequence genome encodes:
- the LOC131658731 gene encoding uncharacterized protein LOC131658731, with amino-acid sequence MSFLIEKSQELANKKLWEAFNALLAVLIYGIVMFPNIHKFVDLAAICLFVDKNPIPTLLADTYYSIHSRYGKGGAIRNCLPLLYTWFKSHLPTSGPFITSTQKWPQRIMGLTGNDMVWCPTGMDVEKVITSCDKPLDKEIFESVCFEKGTDPKGLEKVRSAWNSIHTNDQISLGEKNAVAKQAYTDWVENRVRDRLLPFPKVNPLYEQPPKIPIATMPAENRIQVDMECTQLHEKKSDAQPKHCLVDQKRVELTHEAKMPKGGSSRVQKRART; translated from the exons ATGAGTTTCTTGATTGAAAAGTCTCAAGAATTGGCTAACAAAAAGTTGTGGGAAGCTTTCAACGCCCTTTTGGCCGTTTTGATTTATGGGATCGTGATGTTCcctaacattcacaagttcgttgatctGGCCGCTATATGTCTTTTCGTGGATAAGAATCCGATCCCTACTTTGCTAGCCGATACGTACTATTCCATTCACTCTCGATATGGGAAAGGAGGAGCCATAAGAAATTGTTTGCCGTTGTTATACACCTGGTTTAAGTCCCACCTACCTACAAGTGGTCCTTTCATTACTTCTACtcagaaatggcctcaaaggatcatggggcttaccgGAAATGACATGGTCTGGTGTCCCACTGGAATGGACGTGGAGAAAGTTATAACTAGCTGTG acaagcctttggacaaagagatattCGAATCCGTTTGCTTTGAAAAGGGAACCGATCCAAAGGGTCTAGAAAAGGTGAGGAGTGCTTGGAATAGCATCCATACAAATGATCAGATTTCTCTAGGTGAAAAGAATGCCGTTGCCAAACAAGCCTACACAGATTGGGTTGAAAATAGAGTTAGAGATcgcctgttgcctttcccgaaggttaacccATTGTACGAGCAACCACCTAAGATTCCAATTGCCACTATGCCTGCTGAGAATCGTATCCAGGTAGATATGGAATGCACCCAATTGCACGAAAAGAAGTCAGATGCGCAACCGAAACATTGTCTTGTGGACCAGAAAAGAGTTGAGTTGACACATGAAGCCAAAATGCCGAagggaggatcttccagagttcaaaagagggctagaacGTAA